The Ruania alba genome has a window encoding:
- a CDS encoding glucose PTS transporter subunit EIIB, with protein sequence MSKAEDILAALGGDSNVVDLEPCITRLRVEVTDPALVDEDNLRSNGAFGVVRSGRVVQVVVGPEADDLAAEIEGLRPSS encoded by the coding sequence GTGAGCAAGGCCGAAGACATCCTGGCGGCACTGGGTGGCGACTCGAACGTGGTCGACCTGGAGCCGTGCATCACACGTCTTCGCGTCGAGGTGACCGATCCGGCGCTGGTGGACGAGGACAACTTGCGCTCGAACGGTGCGTTCGGTGTCGTACGGTCCGGTCGGGTGGTGCAGGTGGTGGTCGGCCCGGAGGCGGACGACCTGGCCGCCGAGATCGAGGGGCTCCGCCCGAGTTCCTGA
- a CDS encoding phosphotriesterase family protein produces MTNGTAGTIRTVLGDVDPATLGATNTHEHLFQVSPLLPGDDLDDPELSQAEAADLVESGFTAMIDATPIGLGRRPADVARISAAVGLTVVASTGVHREAHYPAGHPMHTVSVAKRTALFRRDLTEAMPISDDVTHPTERAVGPQGADVRAGLIKCGIGYWSISGFERSTLEAAGEVHRETGAPVMVHLEHCTAAHELLDLLVRCGVAPYRVMLAHADRLLDPGLHVELIARGAYLGYDGAARARNHSDAALIDLTEAVLAAGGTRIVLGADVARASRYLAYGGMPGLAYLGRRYLPRLEARIGADAVHQILVQNPRELLTWAH; encoded by the coding sequence ATGACGAACGGGACCGCCGGAACCATCCGTACCGTGCTGGGCGACGTCGACCCGGCCACGCTCGGCGCGACGAACACGCACGAGCACCTGTTCCAGGTCTCACCGCTGCTGCCCGGGGACGACCTGGACGATCCGGAGCTGTCCCAGGCCGAAGCAGCCGACCTGGTCGAGAGCGGCTTCACCGCGATGATCGACGCGACCCCGATCGGCCTGGGCCGGCGGCCCGCCGACGTGGCTCGGATCAGCGCTGCCGTCGGGCTCACCGTGGTGGCCTCCACCGGGGTGCACCGCGAGGCGCACTACCCTGCCGGTCACCCCATGCACACGGTGAGCGTCGCCAAGCGTACCGCCCTGTTCCGGCGCGACCTCACCGAAGCGATGCCGATCTCCGACGACGTCACCCACCCCACCGAGCGGGCCGTCGGCCCGCAGGGGGCCGACGTACGGGCCGGGCTGATCAAGTGCGGGATCGGGTACTGGAGCATCTCCGGATTCGAGCGGAGCACCCTGGAGGCCGCGGGAGAAGTGCACCGCGAGACGGGCGCGCCGGTGATGGTGCATCTGGAGCACTGCACTGCTGCGCACGAGCTGCTCGACCTGCTCGTGCGGTGCGGGGTGGCCCCGTACCGGGTGATGCTCGCGCACGCGGACCGGCTGCTCGATCCGGGATTGCACGTCGAGCTGATCGCGCGCGGGGCATATCTGGGCTATGACGGCGCGGCCCGTGCGCGCAACCACAGTGACGCGGCCCTGATCGACCTCACCGAGGCAGTGCTCGCCGCTGGGGGCACGCGGATCGTGCTCGGCGCAGATGTGGCGCGGGCCTCCCGCTACCTGGCCTACGGCGGGATGCCCGGTCTCGCCTACCTCGGCCGTCGGTATCTGCCACGCCTGGAAGCACGCATCGGCGCGGATGCGGTGCACCAGATCCTGGTGCAGAACCCGCGCGAGCTCCTCACCTGGGCACACTGA
- the xylB gene encoding xylulokinase translates to MLIAHDLGTTGNKASLHADDGRMLSSVTVGYPAHFGEGGLAEQDPRDWERAVVEATRSLLTSTGTAPDAISGLVVSGQMMGAVLLDEQYEPVRPAIIWADTRAGAQTDQLIERIGAQEAYALLGHRLNPTYSVAKVMWVRDNEPDVFARVRHFCVAKDFVVHRLTGRLATDPSDASATNAYDQRAGTWSAAVLEAAGLDAALFPEIVSSTEVVGTLTASAATATGLPAGTRVVMGGGDGPIAAVGAAVCGPDDGAYVCLGTSSWISFAADTPVLDPSMRTFTFDHVVPGRYVPTATMQSAGASVQWINEVLSPTPSGRTLTDLVAAADTSHPTGDLYFLPYLLGERSPRWDPDARGAFIGLGRHHGREHLVRAVLEGVAFNLAVCLEAFRTAGATIESIDAVGGGAASDTWLQILADVWGVPVRRHTVVEEANSLGAAVVGAVGLGLADDFDVAARLSTVTAEFTPHGTRHGEYRERLGRFEAAYAQLAPWGKEAR, encoded by the coding sequence ATGCTCATCGCGCACGACCTCGGCACCACCGGCAATAAGGCATCCCTGCACGCCGACGACGGTCGGATGCTCAGCAGCGTCACCGTCGGCTACCCCGCACACTTCGGCGAGGGCGGGCTGGCGGAGCAGGACCCCCGGGACTGGGAGCGCGCCGTCGTCGAGGCAACCCGGTCCCTGCTGACGTCCACCGGCACGGCGCCGGACGCCATCAGCGGGCTCGTGGTGAGCGGCCAGATGATGGGCGCCGTGCTGCTGGACGAGCAGTACGAGCCCGTCCGCCCGGCGATCATCTGGGCCGACACGAGGGCGGGTGCGCAGACCGACCAGCTCATCGAGCGGATCGGCGCTCAGGAGGCCTACGCGCTGCTCGGGCATCGCCTGAACCCGACCTACTCGGTCGCGAAGGTGATGTGGGTGCGCGACAACGAGCCGGACGTCTTCGCCCGGGTCCGTCATTTCTGTGTGGCGAAGGACTTCGTGGTGCATCGCCTCACCGGACGGTTGGCCACTGACCCCAGCGACGCGTCCGCGACGAACGCCTACGACCAGCGTGCCGGCACCTGGTCGGCCGCAGTGCTCGAGGCAGCCGGTCTGGACGCCGCACTCTTCCCCGAGATCGTGTCCTCGACCGAGGTCGTGGGCACGCTCACCGCCTCGGCCGCGACCGCGACCGGCTTGCCGGCCGGCACCCGGGTGGTGATGGGCGGAGGTGACGGTCCGATCGCCGCCGTCGGTGCCGCAGTGTGCGGGCCCGACGACGGCGCGTACGTATGCCTGGGCACGTCCAGCTGGATCTCGTTCGCCGCCGACACGCCCGTGCTCGACCCGAGCATGCGTACCTTCACCTTCGACCACGTGGTGCCGGGCCGGTACGTGCCCACCGCCACCATGCAATCGGCCGGCGCATCGGTGCAGTGGATCAACGAGGTGCTCTCCCCCACCCCGTCGGGGCGGACGCTGACCGACCTGGTCGCCGCCGCCGATACCTCCCACCCCACCGGTGACCTGTACTTCCTGCCCTACCTGCTCGGCGAACGCTCCCCGCGCTGGGACCCGGACGCGCGCGGTGCCTTCATCGGCCTGGGTCGCCACCACGGCCGGGAGCACCTGGTGCGCGCTGTGCTCGAAGGAGTCGCGTTCAACCTCGCCGTGTGCCTCGAGGCGTTCCGCACCGCCGGTGCCACGATCGAGAGCATCGACGCTGTCGGGGGCGGCGCGGCGAGCGATACCTGGTTGCAGATCCTGGCCGACGTGTGGGGCGTGCCGGTACGTCGACACACCGTGGTGGAAGAGGCGAACAGCCTTGGCGCCGCTGTGGTCGGTGCCGTCGGGCTCGGCCTGGCCGACGACTTCGACGTCGCCGCGAGGCTGTCCACGGTGACCGCGGAGTTCACGCCGCACGGGACCCGACACGGCGAGTACCGCGAGCGCCTGGGCAGGTTCGAGGCCGCCTACGCGCAGCTGGCCCCGTGGGGAAAGGAAGCACGCTGA
- a CDS encoding PTS glucose transporter subunit IIA: protein MSAPVAGAVLPLSEVPDPVFAQEIVGPGAAIDPAAGPDVVDVVAPVQGRILKLHPHAFVVVSGSGQGVLVHLGIDTVQLAGAGFTLHVAEGDQVEVGQRMVTFSPREIADGGRSPVCPVVALDATSGQVRVVGAGVLDTGDPLLEWKP from the coding sequence GTGAGCGCTCCCGTGGCCGGAGCGGTGCTGCCGCTGAGCGAGGTACCGGACCCGGTCTTCGCCCAGGAGATCGTCGGGCCCGGGGCCGCCATCGATCCTGCTGCCGGCCCGGACGTGGTGGATGTGGTGGCGCCGGTGCAGGGGCGCATCCTCAAGCTGCACCCGCACGCCTTTGTGGTGGTGAGCGGGTCCGGGCAGGGTGTGCTCGTCCACCTCGGCATCGACACGGTGCAGCTGGCCGGTGCCGGGTTCACCCTGCACGTGGCCGAGGGGGACCAGGTGGAGGTCGGGCAGCGGATGGTCACCTTCTCGCCCCGGGAGATTGCCGACGGCGGCCGCTCGCCCGTGTGCCCAGTGGTCGCCTTGGACGCCACGTCCGGTCAGGTTCGCGTCGTGGGAGCCGGTGTGCTGGACACCGGCGATCCGCTGCTGGAGTGGAAACCGTGA
- the malQ gene encoding 4-alpha-glucanotransferase, translating into MTEQSNDALSADLRRLAAAHGVASDFWDFHGDRREVSPATVRAVLAAMGVSADTPENVAAALDEADLAPWRRTLPPCVVVRSGTAGSVAVHVPDGAEVRARVVLDGGAARTLTQQDDWVEPRDVDGKRIGRASFEIPDDLPLGWHEIVAEVGDVGALADGRARAPLAVTPATLELPELRDQLGGRAWGLMAQLYSVRSARSWGIGDFADLTELTGLAGEVGADFLLINPVHAAEPSPPVTPSPYLPVTRRFVSPLYIRPEEIREAAYLPNTQRTLLEWAAESVQQMNLDSGPLDRDAAWQEKKSALETIYAAGRSRSRQRELDRFRAEHGQGLEDFALWCAVKETYGDDERPWPLTEDATPAALTALRRELADRVNFHCWLQWIADEQLARAQRIARASGMRVGVMQDLAVGVHPAGADSWSMRHVLARGICVGAPPDMYNQQGQNWSQPPWRPDALAEAGYAPLRDLVRTVLRHAGAIRVDHIIGLFRLWWIPDGAGADEGTYVTYDHEAMVGVLALEAHLAGAVVIGEDLGTVEPWVRDYLSERGVLGTSVLWFEQADGRPLPAEDYRELVLATVTTHDLPPTAGYLAEEHVDLRERLGLLTEPAAQVRLAARVERERMLDAMRERFLLPSDPTERQIVEALHRYIAQTPSVLVGVSLADAVGERRAQNQPGTDTEYPNWKIPLADGGEQVVLVEDLPGNARFASLVTAITHELAERA; encoded by the coding sequence GTGACAGAGCAGAGCAATGACGCCTTGAGCGCCGACCTGCGCCGGCTTGCCGCTGCCCATGGGGTGGCGAGCGACTTCTGGGACTTCCACGGTGACCGTCGCGAGGTCTCACCCGCGACGGTCCGTGCCGTGCTGGCCGCGATGGGCGTGTCGGCCGACACGCCCGAGAACGTCGCAGCAGCCCTGGATGAGGCCGACCTCGCGCCGTGGCGGCGCACCCTTCCTCCGTGTGTGGTCGTGCGTAGCGGCACCGCGGGCTCGGTCGCCGTGCACGTGCCGGACGGGGCGGAGGTGCGGGCGCGGGTGGTGCTGGACGGGGGCGCTGCTCGCACCCTGACCCAGCAGGACGACTGGGTCGAGCCGCGGGACGTCGACGGGAAGCGGATCGGTCGCGCCTCGTTCGAGATCCCGGACGACCTGCCCCTGGGGTGGCACGAGATCGTCGCCGAGGTCGGTGATGTCGGGGCTCTCGCGGACGGTCGTGCCCGGGCTCCGCTCGCGGTCACCCCGGCCACGCTGGAGCTCCCGGAGCTGCGGGACCAGCTGGGCGGTCGTGCGTGGGGCCTGATGGCGCAGCTGTACTCGGTGCGATCGGCACGCTCGTGGGGGATCGGCGACTTCGCTGACCTGACCGAGCTGACCGGGCTGGCCGGCGAAGTGGGAGCGGACTTCCTGCTGATCAACCCGGTGCACGCCGCCGAGCCGAGCCCGCCGGTCACGCCCTCGCCGTACCTGCCCGTGACGCGCCGGTTCGTCAGTCCGCTCTACATCCGCCCGGAGGAGATCCGAGAGGCGGCGTACCTGCCGAACACCCAGCGCACCCTGCTGGAGTGGGCGGCAGAGTCGGTGCAGCAGATGAATCTCGACTCCGGACCGTTGGACCGGGACGCTGCCTGGCAGGAGAAGAAGTCCGCGTTGGAGACCATCTACGCGGCCGGGCGCTCGCGATCGCGCCAGCGCGAGCTCGACCGCTTCCGTGCCGAGCACGGCCAAGGCCTGGAGGACTTCGCCCTCTGGTGCGCCGTGAAAGAGACCTACGGCGACGATGAGCGACCCTGGCCGCTCACCGAGGACGCCACTCCGGCGGCACTGACCGCGCTGCGCCGCGAGCTCGCCGACCGGGTGAACTTCCACTGCTGGTTGCAGTGGATCGCGGACGAGCAACTGGCCCGCGCCCAGCGGATCGCCCGCGCGTCGGGAATGCGGGTCGGGGTGATGCAGGATCTCGCCGTGGGTGTGCATCCGGCAGGCGCCGACTCGTGGTCGATGCGGCACGTGCTCGCCCGTGGGATCTGTGTGGGCGCCCCACCGGACATGTACAACCAGCAGGGGCAGAACTGGTCGCAGCCACCATGGCGACCGGACGCGCTGGCCGAAGCCGGGTACGCACCGCTGCGGGACCTGGTGCGGACCGTGCTGCGGCATGCCGGCGCGATCCGCGTCGACCACATCATCGGTCTGTTCCGGCTGTGGTGGATCCCTGATGGCGCAGGTGCCGACGAGGGCACCTATGTGACCTATGACCACGAGGCGATGGTGGGAGTGCTGGCGCTGGAGGCCCACCTGGCGGGCGCCGTCGTGATCGGGGAGGACCTGGGCACCGTTGAGCCCTGGGTGCGCGACTACCTCAGCGAGCGCGGTGTGCTCGGCACCTCGGTGCTCTGGTTCGAGCAGGCCGACGGCCGCCCACTGCCCGCCGAGGACTACCGCGAGCTGGTGCTGGCCACGGTCACGACCCACGACTTGCCGCCGACCGCCGGGTACCTGGCCGAGGAGCACGTCGATCTCCGTGAACGCCTCGGCCTGCTCACCGAACCGGCCGCCCAGGTGCGCCTGGCTGCCAGGGTCGAGCGGGAACGGATGCTGGACGCCATGCGCGAGCGGTTCCTGCTGCCATCGGATCCCACCGAGCGGCAGATCGTCGAGGCGTTGCACCGCTACATCGCCCAGACGCCGTCGGTGCTCGTCGGTGTCTCGCTGGCCGACGCAGTGGGGGAGCGGCGCGCACAGAACCAGCCGGGCACCGACACCGAGTACCCGAACTGGAAGATCCCGCTCGCCGACGGCGGTGAGCAGGTGGTGCTCGTGGAGGACCTGCCCGGGAATGCCCGGTTCGCGTCGTTGGTTACCGCGATCACCCACGAGCTGGCCGAACGGGCCTGA
- a CDS encoding ABC transporter substrate-binding protein yields MKLTRKKFGVAAALAAALAVAGCSDSGDGGTTDGGDGGGDAGGDALQIALVSKGFQHQFWQAVEQGAQEAADELDVEVTFEGPAAETEVDAQLQMLQAAIDRSPDAIGYAALDPEACVPLYEAAEAAEIPVVEFDAGCDSDYGQNLAATDGVAAGAIAAEHMAEIIGGEGQVGIVGHSQINSTGVERRDGFVNEIEENWPDIEIVDIQYGDGDHLRSSDIAKAMIAANPDIAGLYGTNEGSAIGIVNAVNELGLAPGEITIVGFDSGSAQVGAIESGVMAGAITQDPIGIGRTVVENAVAAINGEELEEFTDTGSYWYDSSNLEDPEIAPLLYE; encoded by the coding sequence ATGAAACTGACCAGGAAGAAGTTCGGCGTCGCCGCAGCTTTGGCTGCCGCGCTGGCCGTCGCGGGCTGCTCCGACAGCGGTGACGGTGGCACCACCGACGGCGGTGACGGAGGCGGTGACGCCGGAGGAGACGCCCTGCAGATCGCGCTCGTCTCGAAGGGCTTCCAGCACCAGTTCTGGCAGGCCGTCGAGCAGGGCGCCCAGGAGGCCGCCGACGAGCTCGACGTGGAAGTGACCTTCGAGGGACCGGCCGCCGAGACCGAGGTGGACGCTCAGCTGCAGATGCTGCAGGCTGCTATCGACCGGAGTCCGGACGCGATCGGCTATGCCGCTCTCGACCCGGAGGCGTGCGTGCCGTTGTACGAGGCGGCCGAAGCCGCCGAGATCCCGGTGGTCGAGTTCGACGCTGGCTGCGACAGTGACTACGGGCAGAACCTGGCCGCCACCGATGGTGTGGCCGCCGGCGCTATCGCCGCCGAGCACATGGCCGAGATCATCGGCGGTGAAGGGCAGGTCGGCATCGTCGGTCACAGCCAGATCAACTCCACCGGTGTCGAGCGCCGAGACGGGTTCGTCAACGAGATCGAGGAGAACTGGCCCGACATCGAGATCGTCGACATCCAGTACGGCGACGGTGACCACCTGCGTTCCTCCGACATCGCCAAGGCGATGATCGCGGCGAACCCGGACATCGCGGGCCTGTACGGCACCAACGAGGGCTCGGCGATCGGCATCGTGAACGCCGTCAACGAGCTCGGTCTGGCACCCGGGGAGATCACCATCGTCGGCTTCGACTCCGGCTCCGCCCAGGTGGGCGCGATCGAGAGCGGTGTGATGGCGGGTGCCATCACCCAGGACCCGATCGGCATCGGCCGCACCGTGGTGGAGAACGCCGTGGCCGCGATCAACGGGGAAGAGCTCGAGGAGTTCACCGACACCGGTTCCTACTGGTACGACTCCTCCAACCTGGAGGACCCGGAGATCGCCCCGCTGCTGTACGAGTGA
- a CDS encoding sugar ABC transporter ATP-binding protein: MSAPLLEVEGISKSFPGVRALHDVQFHLAAGEVLVLVGENGAGKSTLMKILSGIYQRDTGAIRVDGEPVEISGPAIAQQLGISIIHQEMNLMADLTVAQNIFIGREPRVAGVLNERALNAQTGELLEQLGIGLDPRARVGDLTVATQQMVEIAKALSFNARVLIMDEPTSALTDTEVETLFGLIESLKEGGTGIIYISHRMEELKRLADRVTVLRDGEYIGDLERAEIDVPTIIEMMVGRQIDEGARPVSSEHARDEVVLDVQGLSTKALLDDVSFQLHRGEILGFAGLMGAGRTETARAIIGADPRSAGTITVHGRQVHISQPADAVRHGIGYLSEDRKAYGLMLEQDVSFNTVLASMKNFTGPLGYFFDGKARRVAQTFVDRLRTKTPSTSQQVKLLSGGNQQKVVIAKWLARDCDILIFDEPTRGIDVGAKEEIYRLLQGLAADGKSIIVISSELPEVLRLSHRIVVMAEGRITGTLANEDASQATIMDYATHLAADVTAAADHTRGAA; this comes from the coding sequence GTGTCAGCACCACTCCTTGAGGTCGAGGGAATCAGCAAGAGTTTTCCCGGCGTCCGCGCACTCCATGACGTGCAGTTCCACCTCGCCGCCGGCGAGGTCCTCGTGCTCGTCGGCGAGAACGGCGCCGGCAAGTCGACCCTGATGAAGATCCTCTCCGGGATCTACCAGCGTGATACCGGCGCGATCCGAGTGGACGGCGAACCGGTCGAGATCTCCGGGCCTGCGATCGCGCAGCAACTCGGGATCAGCATCATCCACCAGGAGATGAACCTGATGGCCGACCTGACCGTGGCGCAGAACATCTTCATCGGTCGTGAACCCCGCGTGGCTGGGGTGCTGAACGAGCGTGCCCTGAACGCTCAGACGGGCGAACTGCTGGAGCAGCTGGGGATCGGCCTTGACCCGCGTGCGCGGGTCGGAGATCTCACCGTCGCCACTCAGCAGATGGTCGAGATCGCCAAGGCGCTCTCGTTCAATGCTCGAGTGCTGATCATGGACGAGCCCACCAGTGCCCTCACGGACACTGAGGTGGAGACCCTGTTCGGCCTCATCGAGAGCCTCAAAGAGGGCGGCACCGGGATCATCTACATCTCGCACCGGATGGAGGAGCTGAAGCGGCTCGCGGATCGCGTCACCGTGCTGCGCGACGGTGAGTACATCGGTGACCTGGAGCGTGCCGAGATCGACGTGCCAACCATCATCGAGATGATGGTCGGTCGCCAGATCGACGAGGGCGCCCGGCCTGTCTCGAGCGAGCACGCCCGCGACGAGGTGGTGCTCGACGTGCAGGGCCTGTCTACCAAGGCGTTGCTCGACGACGTCTCCTTCCAGCTGCACCGGGGCGAGATCCTCGGCTTCGCCGGGCTGATGGGCGCCGGCCGCACCGAGACGGCCCGTGCGATCATCGGCGCGGACCCGCGCTCCGCCGGAACGATCACGGTGCACGGGCGGCAGGTCCACATCTCTCAACCCGCCGACGCGGTCCGGCACGGCATCGGCTACCTCTCCGAGGACCGCAAGGCGTACGGGCTGATGCTTGAGCAGGACGTCTCTTTCAACACCGTGCTGGCGTCGATGAAGAATTTCACCGGCCCCTTGGGGTACTTCTTCGACGGGAAGGCGCGCCGGGTCGCGCAGACCTTCGTCGATCGCCTGCGAACGAAGACCCCCTCCACGTCGCAGCAGGTGAAACTGCTCTCGGGCGGCAACCAGCAGAAGGTGGTCATCGCCAAGTGGCTCGCCCGCGACTGCGACATCCTCATCTTCGACGAACCCACCCGTGGGATCGACGTCGGCGCCAAGGAGGAGATCTACCGGCTCCTGCAGGGCCTGGCCGCGGACGGCAAGTCCATCATCGTCATCTCCAGCGAACTGCCGGAGGTTCTCCGGCTCTCCCACCGGATCGTGGTGATGGCCGAGGGCCGGATCACCGGCACGCTCGCCAACGAGGACGCCAGCCAGGCCACGATCATGGACTACGCCACTCACCTGGCTGCGGATGTGACCGCCGCAGCCGATCACACGCGAGGAGCAGCATGA
- a CDS encoding NAD(P)-dependent oxidoreductase produces the protein MATILVTSRSFGSGNRALADELTAAGHRIVRAGSDHDLDALTGHLAHADAWIAGTGPVTAAHLDAAPHLRVVARYGVGAESVDIEAATARGITVTNTPGANSAAVADHAVGLMLAALRGTAASDRRVRGGDWRTDRGSQLGTATVGIVGFGRIGRGVADRLSGFGSRVLVVDPFLTDSDLNELTSADAQSCTFEEMATRCDVLSLHAPGGQTLVDAAWLATVPGPMVLVNTARADLVDEPALAAALRDGRVRAYAADSLVGDTAATASPLLDPALANQVTVTAHVGAQTVEAVDAMGTMAVDNTLAVLTGTVPPHPLNTFDPDEGHTERSR, from the coding sequence ATGGCAACCATCCTCGTCACCAGCCGGTCCTTCGGCTCCGGGAACCGTGCCCTTGCGGACGAGCTCACCGCCGCCGGGCACCGGATCGTCCGCGCCGGTAGCGACCACGACCTGGACGCCCTCACCGGCCACCTCGCCCACGCGGACGCGTGGATCGCCGGCACCGGCCCCGTCACCGCCGCGCACCTGGATGCCGCCCCGCACCTGCGCGTGGTGGCGCGTTATGGCGTCGGTGCGGAGTCGGTGGATATCGAAGCGGCCACTGCACGCGGGATCACGGTCACCAACACCCCGGGCGCGAACTCCGCCGCCGTGGCCGACCATGCCGTCGGTCTCATGCTCGCGGCTCTGCGGGGAACCGCGGCGAGCGACCGACGGGTGCGGGGCGGGGACTGGCGGACCGACCGCGGCAGCCAACTGGGCACCGCGACGGTCGGGATCGTCGGCTTCGGCCGGATCGGCCGCGGTGTGGCCGACCGGCTCAGCGGTTTCGGCTCCCGAGTGCTCGTCGTCGACCCATTCCTCACCGACAGCGACCTCAATGAACTGACCAGCGCTGATGCGCAGTCCTGCACGTTCGAGGAGATGGCCACCCGGTGCGACGTGCTCTCACTGCACGCTCCTGGCGGTCAGACCCTGGTCGACGCCGCGTGGCTGGCTACGGTGCCCGGGCCGATGGTGCTGGTGAACACGGCCAGGGCCGACCTGGTGGATGAGCCCGCCCTCGCCGCGGCCCTGCGGGACGGGCGGGTGCGCGCCTACGCCGCGGACTCCCTCGTGGGAGACACCGCCGCGACCGCCTCGCCCCTGCTGGACCCCGCACTCGCGAACCAGGTGACCGTCACGGCCCACGTGGGCGCCCAGACCGTCGAGGCCGTGGACGCGATGGGCACGATGGCCGTCGACAACACCCTCGCTGTGCTGACCGGCACGGTCCCGCCGCACCCCCTCAACACCTTCGACCCCGACGAGGGGCACACAGAACGGAGCAGGTGA
- a CDS encoding ABC transporter permease gives MTDSTQVAVEEQDTARTGHGATVRAWLQQGLAFGSLLVLVVFFAIASDNFFTWSNISGVLLATAVIGILALGTTFVITTAGIDLSIGTGMTLCAVMTAVVAVNWGLGLVPGVLAGLAMGALMGFVNGVNVAYFKLPPFIATLAMMQVAQGLALVISDVSPIYFSEIPAFKNIALGTALGSLPNAVLIMFVLGGIAYFMLGKTQFGRFTVAIGSNEEATRLSGVNTRRWKVIIYTVAGIFTGIAGVVIASRLGSAQPQLGVGYELQAIAAVIIGGTSLLGGRGTIVGTLIGALIMSVLINGLRIMSIQTEWQYVVLGVVIAIAVLADSLRSRKGR, from the coding sequence ATGACTGACAGCACGCAGGTCGCGGTAGAGGAGCAGGACACCGCTCGTACCGGCCATGGCGCCACTGTGCGAGCATGGCTGCAGCAGGGGCTCGCATTCGGCAGCCTCCTCGTGCTTGTGGTGTTCTTCGCCATCGCCAGCGACAATTTCTTCACCTGGTCCAACATCTCCGGTGTGCTGCTCGCCACCGCGGTGATCGGCATCCTGGCCCTGGGCACCACCTTCGTGATCACCACTGCCGGCATCGACCTCTCCATCGGCACCGGGATGACCCTGTGCGCGGTGATGACGGCGGTGGTCGCGGTGAACTGGGGCCTCGGTCTGGTTCCTGGAGTGCTCGCCGGCCTCGCGATGGGTGCTCTGATGGGCTTTGTCAACGGTGTGAACGTGGCGTATTTCAAGCTTCCGCCGTTCATCGCCACGCTGGCGATGATGCAGGTGGCGCAAGGTCTCGCGCTGGTCATCTCCGACGTCTCCCCGATCTACTTCTCGGAGATCCCGGCCTTCAAGAACATCGCGCTCGGGACGGCACTCGGTAGCCTGCCGAACGCGGTGCTCATCATGTTCGTCCTCGGTGGGATCGCCTATTTCATGCTCGGGAAGACCCAGTTCGGGCGCTTCACCGTGGCGATCGGGTCGAACGAGGAGGCCACCCGTCTTTCCGGCGTGAACACCCGCCGGTGGAAGGTGATCATCTACACCGTCGCCGGGATCTTCACCGGGATCGCCGGCGTGGTCATCGCCTCCCGGCTCGGGTCGGCCCAGCCCCAGCTCGGTGTCGGGTACGAGCTGCAGGCGATCGCCGCCGTCATCATCGGGGGCACCTCGCTCCTCGGCGGGCGCGGCACCATCGTCGGGACGCTGATTGGCGCCCTGATCATGAGTGTGCTGATCAACGGCCTGCGCATCATGTCCATCCAGACCGAGTGGCAATACGTCGTGCTGGGTGTGGTGATCGCGATTGCGGTGCTCGCCGACTCCTTGCGCAGTCGCAAGGGCAGATGA
- a CDS encoding glucose-6-phosphate isomerase family protein: MSDLEGLFLDHAAWEAAVADGDPVVYRVQSSPVPETPRELPQSITTISAGATGGELWMTKGHQHPDPQGEIYLALHGTGGLLMFDGDEHRWLDMTPGTIGYIPPGWAHRSVNVGDDAYSFLAVYPGSAGHDYGWVLEHGMGARAYRTGDAFELRPYGG; encoded by the coding sequence ATGAGTGACCTGGAGGGCCTGTTCCTCGACCACGCCGCCTGGGAGGCAGCCGTTGCCGACGGCGACCCGGTGGTGTACCGGGTGCAGTCCTCACCGGTTCCGGAGACGCCGCGGGAGCTGCCGCAGTCGATCACCACGATCTCCGCCGGTGCCACCGGTGGCGAGCTGTGGATGACCAAGGGGCACCAACACCCGGACCCGCAAGGCGAGATCTATCTAGCCCTGCACGGCACCGGCGGGCTGCTGATGTTCGACGGCGACGAGCACCGGTGGCTCGACATGACCCCGGGCACCATCGGTTACATCCCACCGGGCTGGGCGCACCGCTCGGTCAACGTCGGCGACGATGCCTACTCTTTCCTCGCGGTCTACCCGGGCAGCGCCGGGCATGATTATGGCTGGGTGCTGGAGCACGGGATGGGCGCGCGCGCCTACCGCACCGGCGATGCCTTCGAGTTGCGGCCCTACGGCGGCTGA